A window of the Gemmatimonadota bacterium genome harbors these coding sequences:
- a CDS encoding ZIP family metal transporter — protein MLPLFIGYSIAIIAASLLGGYLPAKVTMTHTRIQTVMSFVAGFILGIALYHLVPHGLVWIPGPGAVEKAMGLMVFGIVLMVLLLRIFHFHQHDFSDEAGDFLHEHTSPESRVIGIALGLGLHTVTEGIALGTSIRVGELHEGEAGLAGLGVFLAILFHKPLDAFSIIGLLQAAGHSLRARIAVNIGFALLCPVVALLTFWGIGLLGHWEEQVIGYVLVFAAGAFLCISLSDLLPEIHFHSHDRVKLTVCFLVGIALAYGLYFIESGAMHGSETHEMH, from the coding sequence TTGCTACCTCTTTTTATAGGATACTCTATCGCTATCATTGCCGCGTCTTTGCTCGGCGGATATTTGCCGGCAAAGGTTACCATGACGCATACGCGCATCCAGACGGTGATGAGTTTTGTTGCGGGTTTCATTCTGGGGATTGCCCTGTATCATCTCGTGCCACACGGTCTGGTATGGATTCCCGGGCCAGGTGCTGTCGAAAAAGCCATGGGATTGATGGTGTTTGGCATCGTACTGATGGTTCTGTTGCTGCGTATCTTTCACTTTCACCAGCACGATTTCAGCGATGAGGCAGGTGATTTTCTCCATGAGCATACCAGTCCCGAAAGCAGGGTGATCGGCATTGCTCTGGGGCTGGGGCTGCATACGGTGACCGAGGGCATCGCTTTGGGCACCAGCATCCGGGTTGGTGAACTGCATGAAGGCGAAGCTGGTTTAGCAGGACTCGGAGTGTTTCTTGCGATTCTTTTCCACAAGCCACTCGACGCGTTCTCTATTATCGGTTTGTTGCAGGCCGCGGGTCATAGCCTCCGTGCTCGTATAGCAGTTAATATCGGATTCGCCCTGCTCTGTCCGGTGGTGGCTTTACTGACTTTTTGGGGGATTGGTCTTTTGGGGCATTGGGAGGAACAGGTGATCGGGTATGTGCTGGTCTTTGCAGCCGGCGCGTTTCTGTGTATTTCCCTGAGCGATCTGCTACCGGAAATCCATTTTCACAGTCACGACCGAGTTAAGCTCACTGTGTGCTTTCTCGTAGGGATCGCTCTCGCGTATGGGCTGTATTTTATCGAGTCCGGAGCTATGCACGGGTCGGAGACGCACGAAATGCATTGA
- a CDS encoding amidohydrolase/deacetylase family metallohydrolase → MAEGKFDLLLKGGQVIDPANKVNGLCDVGIANGKITKVEADIAAEEADQVVDVSDLIVTPGLIDIHIHAYFTRALGEGLFSSSLNPDAHFPHSGVTTCVDTGTAGCEEIAHFRQTVMEHAKTRVLAYINISAPGMGAPEQDIQTFDVDGAARAALEHSEVVVGIKTAHYWTSAPFDDMHPPWESVEKAVEAGDGCSMPVMVDFWPRPERPYPTLILEKLRPGDIHTHVYARQFPVVDNNGNVEPYMFEARQRGIWFDLGHGAASFWYRNGARAIANGFAPDSISTDLHMGNISGTVFSMQDTMSKCLAMGMTLEDVIYRSTATPARAIGHPELGTLSVGAEADIAVLALETGNYSFQDCGYTRIDTDQRLICRLTIRNGQIIFDRDARTVPHWEDAPPEYWPVTETPVRVPRLWRA, encoded by the coding sequence ATGGCCGAAGGTAAATTCGACCTGCTGTTAAAAGGCGGACAAGTGATTGATCCTGCCAATAAGGTAAATGGATTATGCGATGTGGGAATTGCAAATGGGAAAATTACAAAGGTAGAAGCAGATATCGCCGCAGAAGAAGCGGACCAGGTGGTAGATGTATCAGATCTGATAGTAACGCCCGGATTGATCGATATACATATCCACGCCTACTTCACCCGTGCATTAGGAGAGGGTCTCTTCAGTTCAAGCCTGAATCCAGACGCACATTTCCCACATTCTGGCGTAACAACATGCGTAGATACGGGAACCGCGGGATGCGAGGAAATCGCGCACTTTCGCCAAACCGTCATGGAACATGCAAAAACGCGGGTCCTGGCCTATATAAATATTTCTGCACCCGGTATGGGCGCACCCGAGCAGGACATCCAAACTTTTGACGTAGATGGTGCCGCACGAGCCGCCCTCGAACACAGCGAAGTAGTCGTCGGCATCAAAACAGCGCATTACTGGACAAGCGCGCCCTTTGACGACATGCACCCACCCTGGGAATCGGTGGAAAAAGCAGTCGAAGCGGGCGATGGATGCAGCATGCCCGTCATGGTCGATTTTTGGCCGCGGCCCGAGCGCCCCTACCCCACGCTGATTCTCGAAAAACTCCGCCCAGGTGATATTCACACCCATGTTTATGCGCGGCAATTCCCCGTAGTAGATAACAACGGAAACGTCGAACCGTATATGTTTGAAGCCAGACAACGCGGAATCTGGTTTGACCTGGGGCATGGCGCTGCGAGCTTCTGGTATCGAAACGGCGCGCGAGCCATTGCCAATGGATTTGCCCCCGACTCCATCAGCACAGACCTGCACATGGGTAATATCTCTGGTACCGTATTCAGCATGCAAGACACCATGTCAAAATGTCTGGCAATGGGCATGACCCTCGAAGACGTCATTTATAGATCAACCGCGACGCCAGCGCGAGCCATCGGACATCCGGAATTGGGCACACTATCAGTGGGAGCAGAAGCGGACATCGCAGTATTGGCCCTCGAAACTGGAAACTACTCATTTCAGGACTGCGGCTATACGCGAATAGACACCGACCAACGCCTGATCTGTCGGCTCACAATTCGCAATGGACAAATCATTTTTGATCGAGACGCGCGCACCGTACCCCATTGGGAAGATGCGCCACCCGAATACTGGCCGGTAACGGAAACACCCGTCAGGGTCCCCAGATTGTGGCGGGCATGA
- a CDS encoding glutaminyl-peptide cyclotransferase, with amino-acid sequence MGIKPLIANTKRCVRGFSICWCIFFFTTCNQTPPLPGADSPASESALPSSYTYTVVNTYLHDPNAFTQGLVFEDGFFYEGTGQYGASMIRRVMPATGAVLAQKSIAPNFFGEGVAIFGDRLYQLTWKSGICFVYDKNTFELQAQFAYSTEGWGLTHDGEKLIMSDGTNIIYFRDPNTFREVGRIEVTDSTGPVHYLNELEYIKGQIFANVWQTDRIARIDPKSGRITGWINLAGILSQADRLHHRVGVLNGIAYDAATDRIFVTGKWWPKLFEIKLVQ; translated from the coding sequence TTGGGAATTAAACCATTGATTGCCAATACCAAAAGATGTGTTCGTGGTTTCTCTATTTGTTGGTGTATTTTCTTTTTTACGACGTGCAACCAGACGCCGCCTCTTCCAGGTGCGGATTCACCCGCTTCTGAATCTGCGCTTCCGTCCAGCTATACCTATACTGTTGTCAATACCTATTTACACGATCCCAATGCTTTTACGCAAGGTTTGGTTTTTGAAGATGGTTTTTTTTATGAAGGTACCGGACAATACGGCGCTTCAATGATTCGCAGGGTTATGCCTGCCACAGGCGCAGTTTTGGCGCAGAAAAGCATTGCTCCCAATTTTTTTGGCGAGGGTGTCGCGATTTTTGGTGATCGCCTGTATCAACTTACGTGGAAGTCGGGTATATGTTTTGTGTACGATAAGAACACATTTGAGTTACAGGCCCAATTTGCATATTCTACGGAGGGTTGGGGGCTTACTCACGATGGCGAAAAGCTGATTATGAGTGATGGTACGAATATTATTTATTTTCGGGATCCGAATACATTTAGAGAAGTTGGGCGTATTGAAGTGACCGATAGTACGGGTCCTGTTCATTATCTCAACGAGCTTGAATATATTAAGGGACAGATTTTTGCCAATGTCTGGCAAACCGATCGCATTGCCCGCATCGATCCCAAAAGTGGTAGGATTACGGGATGGATCAATCTCGCGGGTATTCTCTCTCAAGCCGATCGCTTGCACCACCGCGTTGGTGTGCTCAATGGCATTGCTTATGACGCTGCGACTGACCGCATTTTCGTTACGGGCAAGTGGTGGCCCAAGTTGTTTGAAATTAAACTCGTGCAGTAA
- a CDS encoding Gfo/Idh/MocA family oxidoreductase, which translates to MGSIKAAVVGLGLGQHFVRGLVGHSDVDRVVLVDLDADQAEMVRREHDKVDAVYEMIEVMLEKERPDAVCVVTPDHLHRPHSTACFEAGSHVLQTKPLATNLEDARAILAAAKATGKKVMVAHERRFRPRFKRIKAILDAGEVGDLIHLRIDAVQDKRGQFARSPWYASVEAGRSALNGSGIHEVDLARHFAGRPVESVCAFANRLGNLEFPRDKTTSALFQFAGGVVGQVTVTYEARWPRSNFLDDMFRVVASEGMIVGTHVYREGAEEWEDLSGLDNSTASGITGAVCAFVDSVVNDAPIAVTGEDAFDSLAAACAADTSAARGEMVRPETLD; encoded by the coding sequence ATGGGATCAATAAAGGCAGCAGTAGTGGGGCTTGGGTTGGGCCAGCATTTTGTTCGTGGGCTGGTTGGGCATTCGGATGTAGATAGGGTTGTCCTGGTAGATCTGGACGCCGATCAAGCCGAAATGGTTCGCAGGGAGCACGACAAGGTGGATGCCGTCTATGAGATGATTGAGGTTATGCTCGAAAAGGAGCGTCCCGACGCGGTGTGTGTCGTGACGCCTGACCATCTTCATCGGCCACATTCAACGGCCTGCTTTGAGGCTGGATCCCATGTGTTGCAGACAAAACCGCTTGCGACGAATCTCGAGGATGCGCGGGCAATTTTGGCTGCGGCGAAGGCGACGGGAAAGAAAGTGATGGTAGCGCACGAGCGCAGGTTCCGGCCACGTTTCAAGCGAATCAAAGCGATTCTCGATGCTGGCGAAGTGGGCGATTTGATTCACCTCCGTATCGATGCGGTCCAGGACAAGCGTGGGCAATTTGCGCGTTCGCCGTGGTATGCGTCGGTAGAGGCGGGTCGGAGCGCGTTGAACGGTTCGGGCATTCACGAAGTGGATCTTGCGCGACATTTCGCAGGACGACCTGTGGAGTCTGTCTGTGCTTTCGCCAATCGGCTCGGCAATCTGGAGTTCCCGAGAGATAAGACAACATCCGCCCTGTTTCAGTTCGCAGGTGGCGTCGTGGGGCAGGTTACGGTGACCTACGAGGCGCGCTGGCCGCGTTCGAATTTTCTCGATGATATGTTCCGAGTGGTTGCTTCTGAAGGCATGATTGTGGGAACGCATGTCTATCGCGAAGGAGCAGAGGAGTGGGAAGATTTAAGCGGTTTGGACAACAGTACAGCGTCGGGGATCACGGGGGCCGTTTGCGCGTTTGTCGATTCGGTTGTGAATGATGCACCGATCGCGGTGACCGGTGAAGATGCCTTCGACTCACTCGCGGCGGCATGTGCGGCCGATACATCGGCCGCACGGGGCGAGATGGTGCGTCCAGAAACGCTGGATTGA